A window of Candidatus Nomurabacteria bacterium genomic DNA:
TTATATACAAAAATACCTGTAGAATGAAGCTATGGCCTAGATATTTATATTATACGCCAGACTCTATCTTCTCCATCGACAGCGATCCCAAGCACAACTGAAGTTAGATCTATCTGATCAGGGACATCGTATTTACTAGAATATAACGAATCACCATCGATCGGACAACCCAAGTACATCAATGTTGCTCTGATCTGATGGGTTCTTCCGGTTTCGATCCGTATCAGAAGCTCATTGTCACCATATCTTCGTATAAATGATACAGAATTACGCGAGTTGCCCACCGTTGCATGAGTCGGACGAAACCACATTCGTTTTCGATGTAATGGATCTCTTTCGATCACCCCTGTAGCATTTAACCAGCCCGTTTGAGATATTGAGTCAACACCGCCCTCTTTCCATTCTGTGATGATTCTATCGAGTTCTGAGGGCATCTCGCTTAGGTCTTCTTTATTCTCCCCACCGATAACATCCAATGCTGTTGATGAATGTGCGTGATAGATCTTCAAGACCGTATGTCTACTGAACTGATCGGCAAGGTCAATTTGTGTAGAGCGATCTTTTGCAAAAA
This region includes:
- a CDS encoding RluA family pseudouridine synthase → MLHSEVTEKDKGVRLDMFVLQLIRSLEVGTDVSTVSREQVQNILSDIVTINSLIKKPSYRLKQGDQVEMDQDRLMELLVNIREKRESINQIQPIRGDLEIIEESRSYLVLNKPRGLAVHPGIGNEQDNLANRVNWYFSSTGVDTAPLVRSGLVHRLDKPVGGLIIFAKDRSTQIDLADQFSRHTVLKIYHAHSSTALDVIGGENKEDLSEMPSELDRIITEWKEGGVDSISQTGWLNATGVIERDPLHRKRMWFRPTHATVGNSRNSVSFIRRYGDNELLIRIETGRTHQIRATLMYLGCPIDGDSLYSSKYDVPDQIDLTSVVLGIAVDGEDRVWRII